The genomic interval CCGTTGTAGTACGCCCGTATCACTGTCGCAGGTATCGGTGGTTTAGGGTATATGGGCATTAAAATTGCGAAAGCAATGGGCGCTCATGCGGTTGCATTCACTATTTCTGAATCAAAATTCGCTGAAGCCAAACGCTTTGGTACAGATGGAGTAGCGCCCGATCACATTGCTGCAAACATTATTTAATGAGGCGTCCTGCCTCCCATCTTCAGGATCAATATTTGTTGGATAGTTAAAAGAATAAATAATGGAAATAACAAGAATAGGTTCGAGGGCTTCCGTCAAGGGGCCGGACGATTGGTTTACAGGTGCTGTGAGGATAGATCCGCTTTTTGATGCCAATGAGGCCAGACGTGCTGCAGCTGCGAGCGTAACCTTTGAACCAGGAGCAAGGACGGCCTGGCACACTCATCCCCTCGGTCAAACCCTCATTGTTACAGCAGGCTTTGGCTGGGTACAGCGTGAAGGCGGCCCCGTAGAAACCATACAACCCGGAGACGTGGTTTGGTTCGAACCTAACGAAAGGCATTGGCATGGAGCGACCGCTACAACAGGCATGACGCATATTGCTATCCAGGAGAACCTGAACGGTAAGGTGGTGGAATGGATGGAGAAAGTTACAGATGAGCAATATAGAGGCTTATAACTTTTTTACCCGATAACATGGCGAGAATATTTATTACAGGCTCCGCAGATGGCCTGGGACTATTGGCTGCAAGATCTTTGATAAGCTCAGGTCACCAGGTGGTGCTTCATGCACGCAATAAAGCAAGGGGCAAGCACGCAATGGAGAAAGCGCCTGGCGCTGAAGATGTGTTCATCGCCGACCTCTCCAGTATTGAACAAACAAAAGCACTGGCATTGGAATTAAATGCCAAAGGCGCCTTTGAAGCGGTGATCCATAACGCGGGTGTTTACCAGGTACCGAAAGACAGTGTCGGGGCGGAAGGCCTGCCCCTGTTATTCACTGTAAATACGCTCGCTCCTTACATCCTGACCTCCCTGATGCATAAACCTGAACGGCTCATCTACCTGAGTTCCGGCATGCATCTGCAAGGCAATCCAAAAGTAGAAAGCCTGCCGAAAAGTTTAGATGCCAAACATGGCCACATCAGCTATTCCGATACTAAGCTGCACGATGTAATACTGTGTATGGCGGTAGCCCGTAAGTGGACAGATGTGTATGCTAATGCCGTTGATCCCGGCTGGGTGCCAACAAAGATGGGAGGCGCCGGCGCTCCGGACAATCTTGACAAGGGTTTCGAAACACAGGTATGGCTGGCGGTAAGCAATGATCCGGAAGCATGCGTAAGCGGGCAGTATTTTCACCATAAAAGAAAAGCTCGTTTCCTGCCGGAAGCCGAAGATCCTGCTATACAGGAAAAGTTCCTTTCCCGTTGTGAACAGATTACGGGTGTTTCTTTTCCGTAAATAATGGCGAGTCAGCCGCCATCCATAATATTTGAAAGACACCGGTTTTCACCCGGTATCCAAATAAAAGCGCCTGTATCTTTTCTTGAATTGTCCCCTGGAAGTGCATGACTTCGGGCGTTCGCTTCAAATCCAGATACAGGCGCTATATGTTTTTTCTGCCTGACAGTAAAAGAAAACACTGTCATCACCGGGGCATCAATTATTCTGCACCGTCGGACTTAGCTCTTTGTATTGCATAGTTGCCAACATTTCTTCCTACCACCAGCCCTACTCCACAGTCACTTTTATTGTAGTGGATCCCGGCATAAAACCTGGACATGGCAGCTTCCTCAGCCATCGCTTCATAAGCAGCAGCTCTTTCGGGAATGATATATCCCAGTATCCTTGCAGCCGCACCACTAAAAGTTGAATGCCCCGATATATAAGACGGAAAATTCGGAACGCCGGTAAGTGTTTTTATATTCGGGTTCATCTGGCATGGACGGGGATTGAAATAGGTAAACTTTGTATCCCAGCAAACGATGGCTGCGTCCATTTCAGTCATCGCAAGAAGTGCCATATTGCGTGCCCAGCGCACTTCGCTAAAGTTTTTCCTGATAAAATCCTCCGCAGCAATCGACATCCAGTGGCCGGGAGGTGTATAGGTACCTGCACCATCAGCCCAGAAATCTATAATGCGCATCTTCTCACGGCTCGGATGCGAGGTCTGGTAATATACTTCTTCCACCTCAGCTTTCATATCGGCGCCCGAGGTCGAAGGCGGCGGACCAGGCCGTAATGCGATCACTGTCAGTGAATCGAAAAGGAATGGCTTCACTTTTCCGAACAAAGGCAACATGGGAGGCCGTTTGGGCGTTTCAAGACTTTGCCAGGCAATCTCCCCTTTAGCTGTACAATCATCTGCCAGTTGCTTCCACACCGTGGCATTCCCCACAGCAGCTCCAGCCCTGTCGCCTCTTGCTCTTGCCACAAATTTCTGCGCCACAGCTTTACCTAAAGCCTCTCCAGCTTCTATATCGCTGCGAACGTTGGCGCCTGCTATAATGCGGGCCCGTTTCTCTTCCTCAGCTTTCTGTTGAATAAACTCCTGATCGCCGGGAAAGAGCAACTTCATCATTTCCGCAGCTACACCAGCCAGTACCGCATCTTCTGATGGATAAGACGGAAGATCGGATTTAGGAATAAGCACATTCAAAGTACTATCCACTTTATAAGGTGCAGCACGATTGTACAACGTTTTATAATACCAGGCAGCAATAAGTGCGTCGTATTGGGCAGCCGATACATAAGCATAAGCCCTTGCAGCATAGGGAGGATTCGCAAATGGAAACTGCGGGTATGCCAGCGGATTGCTGGCGCTTGGTATCGGGTAAGTACCGTCGTCATTCTGATATGGCGGCAAGTTGTGTTTAGCTACCAACTCACGCAATATCTCGTTCCAGCGCAGTACCGCCCCTGCACTCCAGTATTTCACCAATTCCTTTTCTTCACTGGTCAGGTTGGCCTGCCAGGATTTTATTTCATTGATCTGTGCTATGTAGTCGGGGGATGTAGTAGCGCCCGGAGCAGCCACTGCAAATTCTGATGGCGAGGTCAGTAGCACCGGCTTCCATGTTCCGGCATTCAAATCGATGTTGGCAGGAGAAAGTGCCGGAATATTGTCAGTCCTTCCTTCGATATCCTTGTTGCAGGCAGTAATGGCTGATATTGCCGTTACAAGAACTATAACCAGGTAAAAATTTATCTTCTTCATATCATTTAACTTTTGAAGTTGGGTCAGTTGCGTTTGACTTCTTTGAGAAGTTCAGGATATAAAAAACAGACCCGTAAACAGTAGTTGCTTGTCCTACATTTCTACCGGCAACCGTAGTGTTGCCACCTGCTACTATTGATAGCTGCGGCAAAGGCGGGAGGACGTATTTAAAATTTGCGCCTAAAGTAGTTGCATTCATTTTGTTGCTGGGAAAAGGCATATTATTCCGGGTAATATCAAATCCGCCTAATGTAGTCCAGATATTCATTACCGCTTCCGCTATCCACCGCTGATTTCTAAAGCCCGCCCGGAAATTATAATTGGAGGCATCCGGCATCTCTACCTCATGCGTATTGTGCATTTCGGTGGTGTAATAAGACTCCCGGTCAATTTTAATATTATCCCTGAGAACGTAGGTAGCAGAAGCTGTGGCGAAGAAGTCCCTCCACTTGTAATCCACCATTAGTCGTCCTAAAGCCGTTTTGCTATGCAGGCCAATCGAGAGTGGCAGGTAATCGGGCGTATAATCCGTTAAAGGAACAGACACTCCTGCAATCCCCAATACAGATAATTTTCCGGCACCTAGTTTTGTTTGAAATGGACGCCATTTCAGAAAAAGGCTAAGATCCTGTATTCCATCCAGGCCTTGCAATGTTCCTGCAGATGCTTTTGTTTTGACATAGGGCGCACTAAAGAGTATACTCAACTTCTTTGTGATGCCATAATTTCCCATTACAGTAAGCATCCTTGTGGAAACGGTCCCGAGATTTTCATTGTCCCTTTTCCGGGTTCCCTCCCAATAATTTTTCCAGCTGCTGTAGCTATACATAGGCCCTATACAAAATTCATTCTTTGACATCATGAGCGCATCAATATCTGTTTGCGCAGACAGGGAGTGAGGTAATAGCATGGCAAATAATAACATTGCTACCACTGCCATGTGGGTGGTTAATTTTTTCATTGTTCAGATGATTTTGGTCAAAAACTCCATAGGTAAGTCAATGCATAACGTACACTATCGATCCACGAAATATAAAAAACTATTGAAGATATTAAACTAGTCCCGGTATAGAGCAGCCTGCCGATTCATCGTAAACTGTCCTGAATAAATAATAAAAGTATATGGGAATGTTTTAAGTTAATACTTCTTACAATATGTTCACTGATTAAAATACGTCTCGAACTTTATTCCTTAAAAATAACTTTTTTCCGGATAGTATTGTTCAAATTCTCAACACTTTATATCTGGCACCCTAAAGCATTTATTTCGAAAACACAGCATATAGCACATTCATTATCAATCCATAACAACTCATCGAACACAACTATCAGCTACCTGTCGCTTCACGGGCAAATATGTCCACTTCAACCGGAAGTAACTTTTGGTTCGGACTTACCCGCAGTAATTTGCAGTTATGAAAAACATGAAGCAATACGGAACAACGGCAATCGCCATCTTACTACTGCTGGCAATTTTCGCAGCAGCCTTATTTGAATTTACCTCCGCAGGTCAAAAAGCGGCTACGAGCTGCATTGTAGGAGCGCCGTGAGACGGGATACCCGGTGTTTACTTAATATTATCATAAAATACATACCTTGTCAAAAATAGACTAGTAATGAACTGGAACAGGAACTACCATTTCTTCCTCATATTTGGAGACAGTACAAATGACCAAGCGCCATGGAACAATAAAATATGGAAAGAAAATGTTCACCTCCGGATAGATTTTCTATTGAAGCATTCCTCTTTTTATAAAAAAACCGGCCTCGGAACAATTCAATACGTCCCTAAACCTAATTCTCAATACTTTGAGACGCTTAAACTTGGTAAATTAACCTGGAATGAAAGTTCTCATGAAAAATGGACAATTACTACTTTAGATTCCCAACGTCAGTTCCATCGAATGGACATATGGACACCCTCCCGCGGAACCTGTGCTAAACTAGGTTCTGCCCCCGACATTTTTTTTAGCATAAGTAACGAAAGGTCAACATATAATATGGAACATGTCGAATTCGAATGGTTTGCGGTTTTAGCAGTCGCAGTCGATATCCCATGTGACATAAACAACATCGTCTTGGACTTATCACAGTCGATGCTCGCAAAGAAAACCGTATACAGAGAAAGAGCCTGGTTGCAACCAATTCAACAAGCACCGTGGCAATTTATCAATGGTATTCAAGATACCGTCTCGTACGGTATATATACCGAAGGCCCACACAACATACATAAGACTCCTTTTCGAAACCTGCAGTTTGTCCCTTTTTGGGAGACAATCTGGGAGGCATAAAATAATCGGAGGAGACTCCTTGTATTTACCTGCCATTAGTTACCGGATATCATCACCCTGCACTATGCCGTTTATTAATAAGCAATAACTCTTCATCCCTTAAATCTAATTGCCCCAGGATAGCTTTACATTCAGCAAGCGCTTTTTCATCATTCATCGCTGTTGCCAGCTCCATGCGCATTACCAGCACTTCAGCCACTTCAAGCGGATGTTCCCCTTCCCGGCGTTTTAATGCTACATCAAGCGTTTGCGCAGCCATAACGTCATCGTTCTTATAATCACGAAAACGCCTTGCAACCGTCAAAGCACTCTTCATCCTACCCTGGTCGCGATTATCAGCCTCCTCCCACACTTCCTGATCCCGCTCGCCACGGCTGACAAAAATCACTGCATTCCCCGCAACGTCTGTGAGCGTGAAACGCGTAGCACCAGGTTTCATCCTCGAAATTCTTGGAATGCCGCTATGAGGTACCTTACCGGTGGTTTGTCTGAACCGGCCTGCAAATTCATTATATACCGCTGCTGCATCCCCCACTATTACCAGGCAGCCCATATTGGAATTGGTTTGCTTATCTAATCCTTTGAGATACCCAAAGTGCAGTGCATATCCACCCCGCTCTACCACCCCGTACTGGTAAGGCCGGGTTTGCTTATAGGTGATCGTATACCCTAACATTTCCCAAAATTCAAGCGTTTGAACAACGGAGCTACAAGGCAAAATGGGAATCGTCAGCCATTCATTGATGGTACTGTTTTCTGTCATATCGGAACATTTGGCGCAAGTTAAACCTCCTCCCCATAAGCCAGCCTTTACATACTTATTTGTATGTAAAGGAAGATAGCGCCTGCAAATCGTATTTTTGCGCCATGACGAACTTCTTCTACCAGGGCAGGTTATATTACACCCCTATTGAACTGACAATGGCATTCATTGGCGGCACCTGGAAAATGCCTATTCTGCTTGCCCTGCGCAAAGGGCCGGTAAGATATGGAGACCTTAGAAAAGCAATTCCACATATCAATGACAAGATGTTATACAGCCAGCTGCGTGATCTGGAGAAGAAAGGTATGATCCAGAGAAAGGTATATCAGACAAAACCACCGAGGGTCGATTATATATTGACTGATCTGGGTAATAAGTCAATTAAGCTCGTTGATAAAATAAACGATTT from Chitinophaga filiformis carries:
- a CDS encoding cupin domain-containing protein — translated: MEITRIGSRASVKGPDDWFTGAVRIDPLFDANEARRAAAASVTFEPGARTAWHTHPLGQTLIVTAGFGWVQREGGPVETIQPGDVVWFEPNERHWHGATATTGMTHIAIQENLNGKVVEWMEKVTDEQYRGL
- a CDS encoding SDR family NAD(P)-dependent oxidoreductase encodes the protein MARIFITGSADGLGLLAARSLISSGHQVVLHARNKARGKHAMEKAPGAEDVFIADLSSIEQTKALALELNAKGAFEAVIHNAGVYQVPKDSVGAEGLPLLFTVNTLAPYILTSLMHKPERLIYLSSGMHLQGNPKVESLPKSLDAKHGHISYSDTKLHDVILCMAVARKWTDVYANAVDPGWVPTKMGGAGAPDNLDKGFETQVWLAVSNDPEACVSGQYFHHKRKARFLPEAEDPAIQEKFLSRCEQITGVSFP
- a CDS encoding vanadium-dependent haloperoxidase produces the protein MKKINFYLVIVLVTAISAITACNKDIEGRTDNIPALSPANIDLNAGTWKPVLLTSPSEFAVAAPGATTSPDYIAQINEIKSWQANLTSEEKELVKYWSAGAVLRWNEILRELVAKHNLPPYQNDDGTYPIPSASNPLAYPQFPFANPPYAARAYAYVSAAQYDALIAAWYYKTLYNRAAPYKVDSTLNVLIPKSDLPSYPSEDAVLAGVAAEMMKLLFPGDQEFIQQKAEEEKRARIIAGANVRSDIEAGEALGKAVAQKFVARARGDRAGAAVGNATVWKQLADDCTAKGEIAWQSLETPKRPPMLPLFGKVKPFLFDSLTVIALRPGPPPSTSGADMKAEVEEVYYQTSHPSREKMRIIDFWADGAGTYTPPGHWMSIAAEDFIRKNFSEVRWARNMALLAMTEMDAAIVCWDTKFTYFNPRPCQMNPNIKTLTGVPNFPSYISGHSTFSGAAARILGYIIPERAAAYEAMAEEAAMSRFYAGIHYNKSDCGVGLVVGRNVGNYAIQRAKSDGAE
- a CDS encoding transporter, translated to MKKLTTHMAVVAMLLFAMLLPHSLSAQTDIDALMMSKNEFCIGPMYSYSSWKNYWEGTRKRDNENLGTVSTRMLTVMGNYGITKKLSILFSAPYVKTKASAGTLQGLDGIQDLSLFLKWRPFQTKLGAGKLSVLGIAGVSVPLTDYTPDYLPLSIGLHSKTALGRLMVDYKWRDFFATASATYVLRDNIKIDRESYYTTEMHNTHEVEMPDASNYNFRAGFRNQRWIAEAVMNIWTTLGGFDITRNNMPFPSNKMNATTLGANFKYVLPPLPQLSIVAGGNTTVAGRNVGQATTVYGSVFYILNFSKKSNATDPTSKVK
- a CDS encoding winged helix-turn-helix transcriptional regulator — its product is MTNFFYQGRLYYTPIELTMAFIGGTWKMPILLALRKGPVRYGDLRKAIPHINDKMLYSQLRDLEKKGMIQRKVYQTKPPRVDYILTDLGNKSIKLVDKINDFGEYLLEVEGIELK